In the Ochrobactrum sp. Marseille-Q0166 genome, one interval contains:
- a CDS encoding MipA/OmpV family protein: MTRIVSLALVAGAVSLFSPLSAFAADVQQTDIYTTEVAQPARKHFWSGDWYLKVGAAGMIAPKFEGSNKYRFSAQPLISLGRQGEAERFSSRNDNASFAFIDKDRFRVGAVGKLMFERDTDIEGIHKTKFGGEAGGFVDVYPTDWLRFRGEVRHGIRAHKGVVADIAADAFYDVTPKIRVSAGPRATFASKDYMRTYYGVTAEEAVASGLKEYRPGGGWESVGVGGAVTWQATDKIDTSLFAEYNRLQDKAKNSSIVKDHGSPNQFTVGVSATYRFDFSLD; this comes from the coding sequence GTGACGCGTATTGTATCTCTTGCCTTGGTCGCGGGCGCCGTATCTTTATTTAGTCCATTGTCAGCGTTTGCTGCTGATGTGCAGCAGACTGATATCTACACGACAGAAGTTGCACAGCCAGCGCGCAAGCATTTCTGGTCGGGTGACTGGTATCTTAAAGTCGGTGCAGCCGGAATGATTGCCCCTAAATTTGAGGGCTCCAACAAGTATCGCTTCTCGGCGCAGCCGCTTATTTCTCTCGGCCGTCAGGGCGAGGCGGAACGTTTTTCGTCGCGCAATGACAACGCGTCGTTTGCTTTCATTGACAAGGATCGTTTTCGCGTTGGTGCGGTTGGAAAACTGATGTTCGAGCGCGATACCGACATTGAAGGCATACACAAAACGAAATTCGGCGGTGAGGCTGGCGGTTTCGTGGACGTTTATCCGACCGACTGGTTACGTTTCCGCGGTGAAGTTCGTCACGGCATTCGTGCGCATAAGGGTGTTGTTGCTGATATCGCCGCTGATGCCTTTTACGATGTAACGCCGAAAATTCGCGTTTCTGCGGGTCCGCGTGCGACATTCGCATCCAAGGATTACATGCGCACTTACTATGGTGTGACGGCTGAAGAAGCTGTGGCTTCCGGTTTGAAGGAATATCGTCCGGGTGGCGGTTGGGAATCGGTCGGGGTCGGTGGCGCTGTAACATGGCAGGCAACGGATAAGATCGATACCAGTCTGTTTGCTGAATATAATCGCCTCCAGGATAAGGCCAAGAATTCGAGTATCGTTAAGGATCATGGCTCGCCAAACCAGTTTACGGTTGGTGTGTCGGCGACTTATCGTTTCGATTTTTCGCTCGACTGA
- a CDS encoding bifunctional riboflavin kinase/FAD synthetase — translation MTKPVFQRLSETDKLPQSLRDCVVAIGNFDGVHRGHQAVLERALELAQMDGLPAVVLTFEPHPRSFFKPDEPVERLTDAAEKAEILRLMGFHAVVEQPFTGDFSALSAEDFVRTILVDRLQANCVVTGYDFHFGKGRRGTPEFLVEAGQKFGFSVSLVDAFSDEGGEIVSSTRIRSLLCDGEVAEAAGLLGYRYRVSGEVIHGQKLGRTLGFPTANMVIDDHVSLKHGIYAVRFRRADGILHDGVASFGRRPTVASDGKPLLETFVFDFSGDLYGEIVEVSFFGYLRGEVKFEGLDPLITQMKRDEEEARSLLAGAKPISDLDRLLSFSNQ, via the coding sequence ATGACAAAGCCAGTTTTTCAGCGCCTTTCAGAAACAGACAAATTGCCACAATCACTGCGCGATTGCGTGGTGGCGATTGGTAATTTTGATGGTGTGCATCGCGGCCACCAGGCCGTGTTGGAACGGGCGCTGGAGCTGGCACAGATGGATGGACTGCCGGCTGTCGTTCTGACTTTCGAGCCGCATCCACGCAGCTTTTTCAAGCCGGACGAACCTGTTGAGCGTCTGACGGATGCCGCCGAAAAAGCTGAAATTCTGCGTCTCATGGGGTTTCATGCGGTAGTTGAACAACCGTTTACGGGTGATTTTTCGGCGCTCTCGGCTGAAGACTTCGTTCGCACTATTCTGGTGGACCGTTTGCAAGCCAATTGCGTGGTAACGGGCTATGATTTCCATTTCGGCAAAGGCCGTCGCGGCACGCCGGAATTCCTGGTCGAGGCTGGGCAAAAATTTGGATTTAGTGTTTCGCTCGTTGATGCATTCAGCGACGAGGGCGGGGAAATTGTTTCCTCAACACGCATTCGTTCGCTTCTCTGTGATGGCGAGGTTGCTGAGGCTGCGGGCCTTTTGGGGTATCGCTATCGTGTCAGCGGTGAGGTCATCCATGGGCAGAAGCTGGGCCGGACGCTCGGCTTTCCAACTGCCAATATGGTGATTGATGATCATGTCAGTCTGAAGCATGGCATTTATGCGGTGCGATTCCGCAGAGCCGATGGCATTCTGCATGATGGGGTTGCGAGTTTTGGTCGGCGCCCGACAGTAGCCAGCGATGGAAAGCCATTGCTTGAAACATTTGTCTTCGATTTCTCCGGCGATCTTTATGGTGAAATCGTTGAAGTATCTTTCTTCGGCTATTTGCGTGGTGAAGTGAAATTCGAGGGACTTGATCCGCTGATTACTCAAATGAAGCGGGATGAAGAAGAAGCGCGTAGCCTGCTCGCCGGGGCAAAGCCGATTTCTGATTTGGATCGTCTATTATCGTTTTCTAATCAGTAG
- a CDS encoding TIGR01459 family HAD-type hydrolase, with amino-acid sequence MKLPERLDDLTDGYDAIFCDVWGVLHNGVEAFAPAVAALKRARAKGITVILVTNAPRPFGSVIAQMTLLGVPEDAYDRVVTSGDVTRDLIIEGPRKVFHIGSERELAIYEGLDVELVEEFEASGVVCTGLYDDETETPENYADLLQRLRSRNLPFICANPDIMVERGPRLIWCAGALAREYGQLGGRTLIAGKPHRPIYEAASKAVEEIRGQPVDKSRILGIGDGVLTDVKGAADYGLDVLYISGGVHAADYTTDGTVDFERMDAFLKKHGNAPVAALYALV; translated from the coding sequence ATGAAACTGCCTGAACGCCTGGACGATTTGACGGATGGATATGATGCAATCTTCTGCGATGTCTGGGGTGTTTTGCATAATGGCGTGGAGGCTTTCGCCCCGGCAGTTGCAGCCCTGAAACGGGCGCGCGCCAAAGGCATTACGGTTATTCTTGTGACCAATGCACCGCGCCCGTTTGGCAGCGTTATTGCGCAGATGACACTGCTGGGTGTCCCGGAAGACGCCTATGACCGCGTGGTAACGTCCGGTGATGTGACCCGTGATCTTATCATCGAAGGCCCGCGCAAAGTTTTTCATATCGGCAGCGAACGGGAACTCGCGATCTATGAGGGGCTGGATGTTGAGCTGGTGGAAGAGTTTGAAGCATCGGGTGTCGTTTGTACCGGTCTTTATGACGATGAAACCGAAACGCCAGAAAACTATGCGGATTTGCTCCAACGCCTCCGCTCGCGCAATTTGCCTTTCATCTGCGCAAATCCCGACATTATGGTTGAGCGCGGTCCGCGTCTCATATGGTGCGCTGGTGCGCTGGCCCGTGAGTATGGTCAGCTTGGTGGCCGTACACTGATTGCCGGCAAGCCACATCGTCCGATTTATGAAGCGGCGTCAAAGGCGGTCGAGGAAATTCGTGGTCAGCCCGTTGATAAGTCCCGAATTCTGGGTATCGGCGATGGTGTGCTTACAGACGTAAAGGGCGCTGCGGATTACGGTCTCGACGTGCTCTATATTTCCGGTGGCGTTCATGCCGCAGATTATACTACGGACGGAACAGTCGATTTCGAGAGAATGGACGCTTTCCTGAAGAAGCACGGAAACGCGCCGGTTGCCGCGCTTTACGCGCTCGTCTGA
- the groES gene encoding co-chaperone GroES — translation MADIKFRPLHDRVVVRRVESEAKTAGGIIIPDTAKEKPQEGEIVAVGAGARDEAGKLIALEVKAGDKVLFGKWSGTEVKIGGEDLLIMKESDILGIVG, via the coding sequence ATGGCTGATATCAAGTTCCGCCCGCTTCATGACCGCGTCGTCGTTCGTCGCGTTGAATCGGAAGCTAAGACTGCTGGCGGGATCATCATCCCGGACACCGCTAAAGAAAAGCCGCAGGAAGGCGAAATCGTCGCTGTTGGCGCTGGCGCTCGTGACGAAGCTGGCAAGCTGATCGCCCTCGAAGTGAAAGCTGGCGACAAGGTTCTGTTCGGCAAATGGTCGGGCACCGAAGTCAAGATCGGCGGCGAAGATCTGCTGATCATGAAAGAATCCGACATTCTGGGCATCGTTGGCTAA
- the groL gene encoding chaperonin GroEL (60 kDa chaperone family; promotes refolding of misfolded polypeptides especially under stressful conditions; forms two stacked rings of heptamers to form a barrel-shaped 14mer; ends can be capped by GroES; misfolded proteins enter the barrel where they are refolded when GroES binds), producing the protein MAAKDVKFGRTAREKMLRGVDILADAVKVTLGPKGRNVVIDKSFGAPRITKDGVSVAKEIELEDKFENMGAQMLREVASKTNDTAGDGTTTATVLGQAIVQEGAKAVAAGMNPMDLKRGIDLAVTEVVANLLGKAKKINTSEEVAQVGTISANGEAEIGKMIAEAMQKVGNEGVITVEEAKTAETELEVVEGMQFDRGYLSPYFVTNPDKMVADLEDAYILLHEKKLSNLQALLPVLEAVVQTSKPLVIIAEDVEGEALATLVVNKLRGGLKIAAVKAPGFGDRRKAMLEDIAILTGGQVISEDLGIKLETVTLDMLGRAKKVSISKENTTIVDGAGQKAEIDARVSQIKQQVEETTSDYDREKLQERLAKLAGGVAVIRVGGATEIEVKEKKDRVDDALNATRAAVEEGIVAGGGTALLRASAQISAKGANPDQEAGINIVRRALQAPARQITTNAGEEASVIVGKILENASETYGYNTANGEFGDLIKAGVVDPVKVVRTALQNAASVAGLLITTEAMIAELPKKDAAPAGMPGGMGGMGGMDF; encoded by the coding sequence ATGGCTGCAAAAGACGTAAAATTCGGTCGCACTGCGCGCGAAAAGATGCTGCGCGGCGTCGATATCCTCGCTGACGCTGTTAAGGTAACGCTCGGCCCTAAGGGTCGTAATGTTGTTATCGACAAGTCCTTCGGCGCTCCGCGCATCACCAAGGACGGCGTATCGGTTGCCAAGGAAATCGAACTCGAAGACAAGTTCGAAAACATGGGCGCACAGATGCTGCGCGAAGTGGCTTCGAAGACCAACGACACTGCTGGTGACGGCACGACCACTGCGACCGTTCTCGGTCAGGCTATCGTTCAGGAAGGCGCAAAAGCTGTTGCTGCCGGCATGAACCCGATGGACCTGAAGCGCGGCATCGACCTCGCAGTAACAGAAGTTGTTGCAAACCTTCTCGGCAAAGCCAAGAAGATCAACACTTCGGAAGAAGTCGCTCAGGTTGGCACGATCTCCGCTAACGGCGAAGCCGAAATCGGCAAGATGATTGCTGAAGCGATGCAGAAAGTCGGCAACGAAGGCGTGATCACGGTTGAAGAAGCCAAGACCGCTGAAACCGAACTCGAAGTCGTTGAAGGCATGCAGTTCGACCGCGGCTACCTGTCGCCATACTTCGTCACCAACCCAGACAAGATGGTTGCTGACCTCGAAGACGCTTACATCCTTCTGCACGAAAAGAAGCTTTCGAACCTGCAGGCTCTTCTGCCAGTGCTCGAAGCTGTTGTTCAGACCTCGAAGCCACTCGTCATCATCGCAGAAGACGTTGAAGGCGAAGCGCTTGCAACGCTCGTTGTCAACAAGCTGCGTGGCGGCCTGAAGATCGCTGCTGTTAAGGCTCCTGGCTTTGGTGATCGCCGCAAGGCAATGCTCGAAGACATCGCGATCCTCACCGGCGGTCAGGTTATCTCCGAAGATCTCGGTATCAAGCTCGAAACCGTTACGCTCGACATGCTCGGTCGTGCGAAGAAGGTTTCAATCTCGAAAGAAAACACCACGATCGTTGACGGTGCAGGCCAGAAGGCTGAAATCGATGCTCGCGTTTCGCAGATCAAGCAGCAGGTCGAAGAAACCACTTCTGACTACGACCGTGAAAAGCTTCAGGAACGCCTTGCCAAGCTCGCTGGTGGCGTTGCCGTGATCCGCGTCGGCGGTGCAACGGAAATCGAAGTTAAGGAAAAGAAGGACCGCGTTGACGACGCCCTGAACGCAACCCGCGCTGCGGTTGAAGAAGGTATCGTTGCTGGTGGTGGTACTGCTCTGCTCCGCGCTTCGGCTCAGATTTCGGCCAAGGGTGCAAACCCTGACCAGGAAGCTGGTATCAACATCGTTCGTCGCGCTCTGCAGGCTCCGGCTCGCCAGATCACGACCAATGCTGGTGAAGAAGCTTCCGTGATCGTTGGCAAGATTCTTGAAAACGCTTCGGAAACCTATGGCTACAACACAGCGAATGGCGAATTCGGTGACCTGATCAAGGCTGGCGTTGTTGACCCGGTTAAGGTTGTTCGCACCGCTCTGCAGAACGCAGCATCGGTTGCTGGTCTCCTGATCACGACTGAAGCTATGATCGCTGAACTGCCTAAGAAGGATGCAGCTCCTGCTGGCATGCCTGGCGGTATGGGTGGTATGGGTGGCATGGATTTCTAA
- the fumC gene encoding class II fumarate hydratase, which yields MTATRTETDTFGPINVAADRYWGAQTQRSLQNFKIGGERMPLPLVHALGVVKRAAAETNIALGKLDPVLGQVIAVAASEVIEGKLDDHFPLVVWQTGSGTQSNMNANEVISNRAIELLGGELGSKKPVHPNDHVNMSQSSNDTFPTAIHIATAVETVQRLYPALTHLTKALKDKEEAFKDIIKIGRTHTQDATPVTLGQEFSGYRAALEYARHRIEQSLADVFLLAQGGTAVGTGLNAPKGFDTGFADAVSEITGLSFKTAPNKFEALASHGALANFHGSLNALAADLFKIANDIRFLGSGPRSGLGELSLPENEPGSSIMPGKVNPTQAEALTMVATQVFGNQTAVTVAASQGHFELNVFKPVIAYNVLQSIRILSDAMVSFADHCVEGIEANEDRIKDLLERSLMLVTALAPAIGYDNAAKIAKTAHKNGTTLREEALNSGHVSEEDYDRLVRAEKMIAPE from the coding sequence ATGACTGCCACGCGTACCGAAACAGACACTTTCGGACCGATCAATGTTGCCGCCGACCGTTACTGGGGCGCGCAAACACAGCGTTCTTTGCAGAATTTCAAGATTGGCGGAGAGCGCATGCCTCTGCCTCTTGTTCATGCATTGGGCGTTGTCAAGCGCGCAGCAGCTGAGACCAATATTGCGCTTGGCAAGCTTGATCCGGTTCTCGGGCAGGTCATTGCCGTCGCGGCATCCGAAGTGATTGAGGGCAAGCTCGACGATCATTTCCCGCTTGTTGTCTGGCAGACGGGCTCCGGCACTCAGTCGAACATGAACGCCAATGAGGTTATTTCAAACCGCGCGATCGAACTACTGGGCGGTGAACTTGGCTCGAAAAAGCCGGTTCATCCGAATGACCATGTCAATATGAGTCAGTCTTCTAATGACACGTTCCCGACTGCAATCCATATCGCGACAGCAGTTGAAACTGTTCAACGCCTCTATCCTGCTCTGACACACCTCACCAAAGCGCTTAAGGACAAAGAAGAAGCCTTCAAAGACATTATCAAGATTGGCCGCACGCATACACAGGATGCAACGCCCGTTACGCTCGGACAGGAATTCTCCGGTTATCGCGCGGCCCTCGAATATGCGCGCCATCGTATTGAGCAGTCGCTTGCTGACGTGTTTCTGCTGGCACAGGGCGGCACAGCCGTTGGCACGGGTCTTAATGCACCAAAAGGTTTCGATACCGGATTTGCAGATGCGGTGAGCGAAATCACCGGCTTGAGCTTTAAGACAGCACCCAACAAGTTCGAAGCGCTTGCAAGCCACGGTGCGCTTGCGAACTTCCATGGCAGCCTGAATGCACTTGCCGCTGATCTCTTCAAGATCGCCAATGACATCCGCTTCTTAGGCTCCGGCCCGCGTTCAGGTCTCGGCGAGTTGTCTCTGCCGGAAAATGAACCCGGATCATCAATCATGCCGGGCAAGGTTAATCCAACACAGGCCGAAGCTTTGACAATGGTGGCAACACAGGTCTTCGGCAACCAGACCGCGGTAACCGTTGCTGCAAGCCAGGGACATTTCGAGCTTAACGTCTTCAAGCCGGTCATTGCGTATAATGTCCTGCAATCGATCCGGATTCTGAGTGACGCCATGGTATCTTTTGCAGATCATTGCGTGGAAGGAATTGAAGCAAACGAGGACCGCATCAAGGACCTTCTCGAACGCTCCCTGATGCTGGTGACCGCCCTCGCTCCTGCAATCGGCTATGACAATGCCGCCAAGATCGCAAAGACCGCACACAAAAACGGCACGACCTTGCGCGAAGAAGCACTGAACAGCGGCCACGTATCGGAAGAAGATTACGATCGGCTTGTTCGCGCCGAGAAAATGATTGCACCTGAATAA
- a CDS encoding DoxX family protein gives MSSITPQSNSVATLVARVFLSILFILAGFSKLTAISGTAGYFAGLGLPVPTATAVLVGLVEFVGGLAILVGFQTRIAAAIVALFTIGATLVAHMNFAEGMNAMMAQKNLAIAGGLILLALHGAGSISIDAKRG, from the coding sequence ATGTCCTCGATTACTCCTCAGAGCAACAGCGTGGCTACGCTAGTCGCACGCGTCTTCCTTTCGATCCTCTTTATTCTCGCTGGCTTCAGCAAGCTGACCGCTATTTCCGGCACAGCTGGTTACTTCGCAGGCCTTGGCCTTCCTGTTCCAACTGCAACCGCCGTTCTGGTTGGTCTGGTTGAATTCGTCGGTGGTCTCGCCATTCTCGTTGGTTTCCAGACCCGTATTGCTGCTGCAATCGTGGCTCTGTTCACCATCGGCGCTACGCTAGTGGCACACATGAACTTCGCCGAAGGCATGAATGCCATGATGGCACAGAAGAACCTGGCTATTGCCGGTGGTCTGATCCTTCTTGCTCTTCATGGCGCTGGTTCGATCTCGATCGATGCAAAACGCGGCTAA
- a CDS encoding sugar MFS transporter, translating into MTVSPTTNSQPRAEAHTGKNYSFALASLTMLFFMWGFITCLNDILIPHLKGVFQLNYFQSMLIQFCFFGAYFIVSLPAGALVKRISYKWGIVTGLVIAAIGCALFIPAASYRVYELFLGALFVLASGVTILQVAANPYVTILGKPETAASRLTLTQAFNSLGTTVAPSFGALLILSAATSDAASSAQADAVQFPYLMLALAFAVLAIVFAILKLPDVQEEEAVLTKEDGSAWQYRHLVLGSIGLFVYVGAEVSVGSFLVNFLNDPNVAGLAESEAAHYVSYFWGGAMLGRFIGAVAMRYIDDGKALAFNAAIAIILLLITVATTGHVAMWSVLAIGLFNSIMFPTIFSLALHGLGKHTSQGSGILCLAIVGGAIIPLIQGALADRVGIHLAFLMPIICYIYIAYYGLIGSKPKI; encoded by the coding sequence ATGACCGTTTCCCCGACAACGAACAGTCAGCCTCGTGCTGAGGCCCATACGGGCAAGAATTACAGTTTTGCACTCGCCAGCCTCACCATGCTCTTCTTCATGTGGGGGTTCATCACTTGTCTCAACGACATTCTGATCCCGCATCTCAAGGGCGTTTTTCAGCTTAACTACTTTCAGTCGATGCTGATCCAGTTCTGCTTCTTTGGTGCTTACTTCATCGTCTCGCTGCCTGCTGGCGCTCTTGTCAAACGCATCTCTTATAAATGGGGTATCGTGACCGGTCTGGTGATTGCGGCCATTGGCTGCGCCCTATTCATTCCAGCTGCGTCTTATCGCGTTTACGAACTGTTTCTTGGTGCGCTTTTCGTGCTGGCTTCGGGCGTGACGATTCTTCAGGTGGCTGCGAATCCTTATGTCACCATTCTCGGCAAACCTGAAACAGCAGCCAGCCGTTTGACGCTAACACAGGCTTTCAACTCGCTCGGCACAACCGTCGCACCATCCTTTGGTGCACTCCTGATCCTGTCAGCCGCAACCAGCGATGCGGCAAGCTCTGCGCAAGCAGATGCCGTTCAGTTCCCTTATCTTATGCTGGCGTTGGCTTTCGCAGTCCTCGCAATCGTTTTCGCGATCCTGAAACTGCCTGACGTTCAGGAAGAAGAAGCTGTTCTTACCAAGGAAGACGGTTCAGCATGGCAATATCGCCATCTGGTCTTGGGTTCTATCGGCCTGTTCGTGTATGTCGGCGCCGAGGTCAGCGTTGGCAGCTTCCTCGTCAACTTCCTCAACGATCCGAATGTCGCGGGTCTGGCTGAATCTGAGGCCGCGCACTACGTTTCCTATTTCTGGGGCGGCGCAATGCTGGGACGCTTCATCGGTGCAGTTGCCATGCGTTATATCGATGACGGCAAGGCGCTGGCATTTAACGCCGCTATAGCCATCATTCTGCTGCTCATCACCGTAGCAACTACGGGGCATGTCGCCATGTGGTCGGTTCTGGCAATCGGTCTCTTCAACTCGATCATGTTCCCGACGATCTTCAGTCTGGCTCTGCATGGTCTTGGCAAACACACCAGCCAAGGTTCCGGCATTTTGTGTCTGGCCATTGTTGGCGGTGCGATTATACCGCTCATTCAAGGCGCGCTTGCAGATAGAGTAGGCATTCATCTGGCGTTCCTGATGCCGATCATCTGCTATATTTACATCGCCTATTATGGACTGATCGGCAGTAAACCGAAAATCTAA
- the hisG gene encoding ATP phosphoribosyltransferase, whose protein sequence is MTVTLALPSKGRLKEQTLAVLEKAGYKVILPDDARNYRARVEGENDLDILFLSASEIARELGYGSVDLGVTGEDLIRETLAHADERVAIEAELGFGHADVVVAVPEVWRDVTTMADLDDVAADFRQRHGRRLRIATKYWRLTQQFFSQKHGIQVYRIVESLGATEGAPAAGSADMIVDITSTGSTLKANQLKVLEDGVILRSQACLVSARRSEQNSRVQDVIARIREGLAG, encoded by the coding sequence ATGACTGTAACGCTCGCACTTCCGTCCAAAGGACGGCTGAAAGAGCAGACGCTCGCTGTGCTGGAAAAGGCCGGATACAAGGTTATTCTACCTGACGACGCGCGCAATTATCGTGCGCGGGTTGAAGGTGAAAACGATCTCGATATTCTGTTTTTATCGGCATCGGAGATCGCGCGTGAGCTTGGCTATGGCAGCGTTGATCTCGGTGTTACCGGTGAAGACCTCATCCGCGAAACGCTTGCCCATGCCGATGAGCGTGTGGCGATTGAAGCAGAGCTTGGATTTGGTCATGCTGATGTGGTGGTTGCCGTACCGGAAGTCTGGCGCGATGTAACAACGATGGCCGATCTTGATGATGTTGCGGCGGATTTCCGCCAGCGTCACGGTCGCCGTCTGCGGATTGCTACCAAATACTGGCGTCTGACACAGCAGTTCTTCTCGCAGAAGCACGGCATTCAGGTCTATCGAATCGTTGAAAGTCTCGGTGCGACCGAAGGCGCCCCTGCGGCAGGTTCGGCAGATATGATTGTTGATATTACATCGACCGGTTCGACGCTCAAAGCCAATCAGCTCAAAGTGCTTGAAGATGGCGTAATCTTGCGTTCGCAGGCTTGTCTGGTTTCAGCACGCCGCAGCGAACAGAATAGCCGTGTTCAGGATGTGATTGCTCGTATCCGCGAGGGGTTGGCTGGCTAA
- a CDS encoding ATP phosphoribosyltransferase regulatory subunit, with amino-acid sequence MAGQRTSLVLTMLRGQLDASEAELVDIPLIQPADPFLDMAGEDLRRRIFLTENENGDSLCLRPEFTIPVCRNHIALNAATPKRYAYLGEVFRQRRDGAAEFLQAGIEDLGATDEAASDARSIADALACVHAAAPNAKLEIVLGDQSVFAGMLKALGLPQGWRKKLLRAFGDAHTMEAAFAELTGEQRTDPLPEHLAGLVAEGDEAGLARMLEAEMLEAGMSPGAGRTPAEIARRLIEKEDLAAARFPSSTLDVLKRFLSTRVSLEAATITLRAFAADNALDLSAVLQKFEARTDAIIAAGIPAEDIVYDASFGRPLDYYTGLVYEIRQAGGDKDMVLAGGGRYDRLLTMLGASENIPGVGFSIWLDRLEALSGEQS; translated from the coding sequence ATGGCAGGTCAACGCACATCTTTAGTCCTCACGATGCTTCGCGGGCAGCTTGATGCCAGCGAAGCGGAGCTTGTCGATATTCCGCTGATCCAGCCTGCCGATCCGTTTCTGGATATGGCGGGCGAAGATTTGCGCCGCCGTATCTTTCTCACTGAAAATGAAAATGGCGACAGCCTTTGCCTGCGTCCGGAATTTACTATTCCGGTCTGCCGCAATCACATTGCGCTGAATGCTGCAACACCCAAGCGCTATGCCTATCTCGGTGAAGTGTTCCGCCAGCGTCGCGATGGCGCGGCTGAGTTTCTTCAGGCAGGCATCGAGGATTTGGGTGCAACCGACGAAGCGGCATCGGATGCGCGTTCGATTGCCGATGCGCTGGCCTGTGTTCATGCCGCAGCTCCCAATGCCAAGCTTGAAATCGTGCTGGGCGATCAATCCGTTTTTGCAGGTATGTTGAAAGCCCTTGGTCTTCCGCAAGGATGGCGCAAGAAGCTGCTACGTGCCTTTGGCGATGCACACACGATGGAAGCAGCTTTTGCCGAACTGACCGGCGAGCAGCGCACTGACCCGTTGCCGGAACATCTGGCTGGATTGGTTGCCGAAGGTGACGAGGCAGGCCTGGCACGTATGCTGGAAGCAGAAATGCTTGAAGCTGGCATGTCGCCGGGAGCTGGACGCACGCCTGCGGAAATCGCCCGTCGCTTGATCGAGAAGGAAGATCTGGCTGCGGCCCGTTTTCCTTCATCCACACTGGATGTGCTCAAGCGATTCCTTTCGACCCGCGTGTCGCTTGAAGCTGCGACCATCACGCTGCGGGCTTTTGCAGCCGACAACGCACTTGATCTGAGTGCTGTTCTGCAAAAGTTTGAAGCGCGCACTGATGCGATTATCGCCGCCGGTATTCCTGCCGAAGACATTGTCTACGATGCGTCTTTCGGACGCCCGCTCGATTACTATACGGGTCTTGTTTATGAAATCCGTCAGGCGGGTGGCGACAAGGATATGGTGCTGGCCGGTGGCGGTCGTTATGACCGACTGTTGACTATGCTCGGTGCATCCGAAAACATTCCGGGCGTTGGTTTTTCCATCTGGCTGGACCGGCTCGAGGCGCTGAGCGGAGAACAATCATGA